A section of the Sporanaerobacter acetigenes DSM 13106 genome encodes:
- a CDS encoding TIGR03826 family flagellar region protein produces MDIRNCRRCGRVYSYDGFNICPKCRRDDEMDFQKVKEYIEENPSANIKEISDETEVDSKKIIEFLKEGRLEVRDENNLLLSCEKCGKPIKTGRFCDKCTLEMQREFKQAISGKQKDTLQSTRVRQKIRVTERYRDDEKK; encoded by the coding sequence ATGGATATAAGAAATTGTAGGCGTTGTGGGAGAGTCTATTCTTATGATGGATTTAATATCTGTCCTAAATGTAGAAGAGATGATGAAATGGATTTTCAAAAGGTCAAGGAATATATTGAAGAGAATCCAAGTGCCAACATAAAGGAAATTTCAGATGAAACAGAAGTAGATTCAAAAAAGATCATAGAATTTTTAAAAGAAGGAAGACTAGAAGTAAGAGATGAAAACAATTTGCTTTTAAGCTGTGAGAAATGCGGAAAGCCTATAAAAACTGGGAGATTTTGTGATAAATGCACTTTGGAGATGCAAAGAGAATTCAAACAGGCCATAAGCGGTAAACAAAAGGATACATTGCAAAGCACCAGAGTAAGACAAAAAATAAGAGTTACCGAAAGATATAGAGATGACGAAAAAAAATAA
- a CDS encoding DUF6470 family protein — protein MIIDRQLPRVIIDQRQCFSEAGLKGIADFSAESVQYAYQKAAEGIDQIVYEGNRMAMIENDMPDAIPEIAFEKGLEYKDWTIDTIPKSRPKIEIEGHLNIDWEAGKINSYKENYQNYKVSPTTGKTVDTQK, from the coding sequence ATGATCATAGATAGACAGCTTCCAAGGGTGATTATAGATCAGAGACAATGTTTTTCAGAGGCAGGGCTTAAAGGGATTGCAGATTTTTCAGCAGAATCAGTACAATATGCATACCAGAAAGCAGCAGAAGGAATAGATCAAATAGTCTACGAAGGCAACAGAATGGCAATGATAGAAAATGATATGCCTGATGCAATACCAGAAATAGCCTTTGAAAAAGGTTTAGAATACAAAGACTGGACAATAGATACCATCCCCAAGAGTCGTCCAAAAATAGAAATAGAAGGCCATCTAAATATAGATTGGGAAGCAGGAAAAATAAACTCCTACAAAGAAAACTACCAAAACTACAAAGTCAGCCCAACCACAGGCAAAACAGTAGACACTCAAAAATAA
- a CDS encoding flagellar protein FlgN — protein MTFKEELEEILKEELKVLKELQIITQEKTQIIIDEDLDKLQNTTKEEEEYINNIALLELKREELLDNWGMDRLLPLSVLISKMPEGERESLESIGEDLFHILSDIDEKNQLNNTLIRDNLEWIDFNLNLLTSTQVPTTYGKDKSDLNQSKSIFDRKV, from the coding sequence GTGACTTTTAAGGAAGAGTTGGAGGAAATTCTAAAAGAAGAATTGAAAGTTTTAAAAGAACTTCAAATCATTACACAAGAAAAAACTCAAATTATAATTGATGAGGATTTGGATAAGCTTCAGAATACTACTAAGGAAGAAGAAGAATATATAAATAATATAGCTCTATTGGAACTAAAAAGAGAAGAACTTCTTGACAACTGGGGGATGGATAGATTGCTTCCCCTTTCTGTTTTAATATCTAAAATGCCTGAAGGCGAAAGAGAGTCTTTAGAAAGTATAGGAGAAGATTTGTTTCATATTTTATCCGATATAGATGAAAAAAATCAATTAAACAATACTCTCATTAGAGACAATTTGGAATGGATAGATTTCAATTTAAATCTTTTGACAAGCACTCAAGTTCCAACAACTTATGGGAAAGATAAAAGTGATTTAAATCAAAGTAAAAGTATTTTTGATAGGAAGGTGTAA
- the csrA gene encoding carbon storage regulator CsrA: protein MLILSRKKDESIIIGDDIEITIIGIEDDKVKVGINAPKNIDIHRKEIYLQIQEENQKASQVKNNINIDQLKGLIKK, encoded by the coding sequence ATGCTCATACTTTCAAGAAAAAAAGACGAAAGCATCATCATTGGGGATGATATAGAAATCACCATAATAGGAATAGAAGATGACAAAGTAAAGGTAGGCATAAATGCCCCAAAAAACATAGACATCCACAGAAAAGAAATATATCTACAAATCCAAGAAGAAAACCAAAAAGCCTCCCAAGTCAAAAACAACATAAACATAGACCAATTAAAAGGACTCATAAAAAAATAA
- the fliW gene encoding flagellar assembly protein FliW: protein MKLHASSFGEIEIDEENVLTFPEGIPGFEQYKKFVVINNPDEENPFDWLQSVENENLAFVIINPFFVYPDYDITIPESAIEKLKIKDETDVFVYTIVVVPENLEDMTTNLSGPIIINGKEKLGKQVILEDKRYTTKHHIFEKEESRGE, encoded by the coding sequence ATGAAACTACACGCCTCAAGTTTTGGCGAAATCGAAATAGATGAAGAAAATGTTCTCACTTTCCCTGAAGGAATTCCAGGATTTGAACAATACAAAAAATTTGTCGTCATAAACAATCCAGATGAAGAAAATCCATTTGATTGGCTCCAATCCGTAGAAAATGAAAATCTAGCTTTTGTCATCATAAATCCTTTTTTCGTATATCCAGACTATGATATAACCATTCCTGAGTCAGCCATAGAAAAACTAAAGATAAAAGATGAAACTGATGTATTTGTATACACCATAGTAGTAGTACCAGAAAATCTAGAAGATATGACTACAAACCTTTCAGGCCCAATCATCATAAATGGAAAAGAAAAATTAGGGAAACAAGTCATACTAGAAGACAAAAGATACACAACCAAGCATCATATATTCGAAAAAGAAGAAAGTAGGGGGGAATAG
- a CDS encoding AAA family ATPase: MATIEQIKSLMKAHFDNDNEKFKVISLQIAAHEAKIGRTKSAREIKALVENSPAKQSNVLKFNKNDEAIELRYTNANLERMVLSDELKIRIERVLDEYRKRNLLLKNGLKNRSKLLLEGEPGTGKTMTASVIANELKLPLYNIQLEHLISKYMGETSAKLKKVFEQIKEYPGVYLFDEFDAIGSDRTYDNDVGEMRRILNSFLQYIEEDDSASIIIAATNNPNMLDKALFRRFDDVFEYRLPDEEQIIQLIRINLNEKATSDVLSDKVIEEARGLNHADIVTACDDSLKEALLTGEKVNEMMLIQFLNDRKRLLQYRRVN, encoded by the coding sequence ATGGCTACTATAGAGCAAATTAAATCTTTGATGAAAGCACATTTTGACAACGATAATGAAAAATTCAAAGTTATTTCATTGCAAATAGCTGCCCATGAAGCAAAAATTGGACGCACCAAAAGTGCTAGGGAGATTAAAGCATTGGTAGAAAACTCTCCCGCAAAGCAGTCAAATGTTTTAAAATTTAACAAAAATGATGAAGCTATAGAATTGAGATATACAAATGCAAATTTAGAACGTATGGTATTAAGTGATGAATTAAAAATAAGGATAGAAAGAGTACTTGATGAATATAGGAAAAGGAATCTTTTACTTAAAAACGGACTGAAAAACAGATCTAAGTTGTTACTTGAAGGAGAACCTGGAACAGGCAAGACTATGACGGCTTCTGTCATAGCAAATGAACTTAAATTACCTTTATATAATATTCAGTTGGAACACTTAATTTCTAAGTATATGGGAGAAACTAGTGCAAAACTTAAGAAAGTATTTGAACAAATAAAGGAATACCCAGGAGTATATCTATTTGATGAATTTGATGCTATAGGATCAGATAGAACTTATGACAATGATGTAGGAGAAATGCGGCGTATACTAAATTCATTTCTTCAATATATTGAAGAAGATGATTCAGCAAGTATTATTATAGCTGCTACTAATAATCCGAATATGCTAGACAAAGCTCTGTTTCGAAGGTTTGATGATGTTTTTGAATATAGATTACCTGATGAGGAACAAATTATTCAGTTGATAAGAATAAATTTAAATGAAAAAGCAACTTCAGATGTTTTATCCGACAAAGTTATAGAAGAAGCTAGAGGATTAAATCATGCCGATATTGTAACGGCTTGTGATGATTCTCTAAAAGAGGCATTACTTACTGGTGAAAAAGTGAATGAAATGATGCTCATACAATTTCTAAACGATAGGAAGCGATTGTTGCAATATAGGAGGGTTAATTAA
- the flgK gene encoding flagellar hook-associated protein FlgK, protein MYGFNTAVSGLLASQRALYVTNHNISNMNTDGYSRQVALQRATNPMSLPGIGYLGTGTEIYDIVRMRDSYVDFKYWNESAPKGEWEAKRTSLLEIEKLLGEPSDSSFRKYMDDFFSSLDELSKNPSDYAFRQPVKESALSLTKHINETAKRLENMRKETIFSIDTKVKQINDIADQIGNLNKQIYVLELDGKSANDLRDKRELLVDELSKIVNVRVDESKDGKYRVNVGGISLIDHDYINKMEYKPKNSAYPYENRELKWADGNKVTLQSGELKGLIELVEGDGEKGSYRGIPFYQKKLDDFAGGFAGKINEQHGKGYDLEGEQGKEFFTFDANNPALTISVSQAILEDVGKIAAAGTKDGVEDNTNILKIIDLREDKAFFGDGMSKGTPDDFIKSILSNLAVDSMQAQRMDSTQKLIIKNIEKRRQSESGVYQDEEMTNLVKFQHSYTASARMITTLDQILDVTINRLGLVGR, encoded by the coding sequence ATGTACGGTTTTAATACAGCGGTAAGTGGGCTACTTGCAAGTCAAAGAGCCTTGTATGTGACAAATCACAATATAAGCAATATGAACACAGATGGATACTCAAGACAAGTTGCTCTTCAAAGAGCTACAAATCCTATGAGTTTGCCAGGGATAGGATACTTAGGTACTGGCACAGAAATATATGATATTGTTCGAATGAGAGATTCCTATGTAGATTTTAAATATTGGAATGAAAGTGCGCCAAAAGGAGAATGGGAAGCTAAAAGAACTTCACTACTTGAAATAGAAAAGCTACTTGGAGAACCATCAGATAGTAGTTTTAGAAAATATATGGATGATTTTTTTTCAAGTTTGGATGAACTTTCAAAAAATCCTTCAGACTATGCTTTTAGACAACCTGTCAAAGAATCAGCACTATCTCTTACAAAACACATAAACGAAACAGCAAAGCGACTTGAAAACATGAGAAAAGAAACCATATTTTCAATAGATACTAAAGTAAAACAGATAAATGATATAGCTGATCAAATAGGAAATTTGAACAAGCAAATATATGTACTTGAACTAGATGGAAAAAGTGCCAATGACTTGAGAGATAAAAGAGAACTATTGGTAGATGAACTTTCAAAAATAGTCAATGTAAGAGTAGATGAATCAAAAGATGGGAAATACAGAGTAAACGTAGGTGGTATATCATTAATAGACCATGACTATATAAACAAGATGGAATATAAGCCAAAAAATTCTGCATATCCATATGAAAACAGAGAACTAAAATGGGCAGATGGCAACAAAGTCACTCTTCAATCAGGAGAACTAAAAGGACTCATTGAATTGGTAGAAGGTGATGGAGAAAAAGGGAGCTATAGAGGAATACCTTTCTATCAGAAGAAATTGGATGATTTTGCTGGTGGATTTGCAGGGAAAATAAATGAGCAGCATGGGAAGGGGTATGATTTGGAAGGTGAACAGGGTAAAGAATTCTTTACTTTTGATGCTAACAACCCGGCTTTGACTATTTCAGTATCACAAGCTATTCTTGAAGATGTAGGGAAAATTGCAGCAGCCGGAACAAAGGACGGAGTAGAAGACAATACAAATATACTTAAAATAATAGATTTAAGAGAAGATAAGGCTTTTTTTGGAGATGGTATGTCCAAAGGAACCCCGGATGATTTCATAAAATCCATCCTTTCAAACCTTGCAGTAGACAGTATGCAAGCTCAAAGAATGGACAGTACTCAAAAATTAATCATAAAAAACATCGAAAAAAGAAGACAATCAGAATCAGGAGTATATCAAGATGAGGAAATGACAAACTTAGTCAAATTTCAACATAGTTACACCGCCTCAGCCAGAATGATCACAACCCTTGATCAAATACTAGATGTAACTATAAATAGACTAGGACTTGTGGGCAGGTAG
- the flgM gene encoding flagellar biosynthesis anti-sigma factor FlgM, producing MNINRIDKIIQVYNTQGIKKIDNSKVNSKKDELKLSGKALEYQFAVNSLKNVPDTRTELVEKIKEEIKAGTYEVDGKKIVEKMMENINFDKRA from the coding sequence ATGAATATAAATAGAATAGATAAAATAATTCAAGTTTATAATACTCAAGGAATAAAGAAAATAGATAATAGTAAAGTGAATTCAAAGAAAGATGAATTGAAATTGTCGGGAAAGGCCTTGGAGTATCAATTCGCAGTGAATAGTCTTAAAAACGTTCCAGATACTAGAACAGAGCTTGTGGAAAAAATAAAAGAAGAAATCAAAGCTGGAACTTATGAAGTAGATGGGAAAAAGATTGTAGAAAAGATGATGGAAAATATAAATTTTGATAAAAGAGCATGA
- the flgK gene encoding flagellar hook-associated protein FlgK: protein MAFGGLYISISGINANKRALDTVSHNIANVNNPSYVRQSAIHATNGYVTTQVGGHEMGTGVHVEEIRQIRDEFIDVRFRRELGIYGYHYAKADILNEVEMIFNDLSDSGLQNVMNNFWSSWSELYKEPDSLTLRGLVHESAVAFTQTVNHIDMQLDNLQRNLNKEILNKVEEVNGLLKDISDLNGKIKMAEGGGPNIKANDFKDMRNEKLDKLSKLIPITYYEKNTGEIAVTLQGRDLVNGDYINPIDIKTDNRGYGYIHWKDTGDKIELGEKGELGGYIAVRDSIDVEYRVKLNALVSTIASEINTIHESGKDLEENTGTKFFVPTDGEITAGNIKVNPDLSNFNKIAVSKSGAKGDGEIIKDILQLREKGFKELENTTFDDFYRDLVDIIGIEGRKAKSIASNQAVLLKQIEDRKGSISSVSLDEEMTLMLQYQHSYIANSRVVNAIDEMMENIVNRMGVVGR from the coding sequence ATGGCTTTTGGAGGATTATATATTTCCATATCTGGCATAAATGCAAATAAAAGAGCATTAGATACAGTGTCTCACAATATTGCAAATGTCAACAATCCAAGTTATGTAAGGCAAAGTGCTATTCATGCAACTAATGGATATGTTACTACTCAAGTTGGTGGGCATGAAATGGGCACAGGAGTTCATGTAGAAGAGATAAGGCAGATAAGAGATGAATTTATAGATGTGAGATTTAGAAGAGAATTGGGCATTTATGGATATCACTATGCAAAGGCTGATATATTAAATGAAGTTGAAATGATATTCAACGATTTGAGTGATAGCGGACTTCAAAATGTCATGAACAATTTCTGGAGCTCATGGTCAGAACTATACAAGGAGCCAGATAGCTTGACTTTGAGGGGGCTAGTTCATGAGTCAGCAGTAGCCTTTACTCAAACTGTAAACCATATAGATATGCAGCTTGACAATTTACAGAGAAATTTAAACAAGGAAATATTGAACAAAGTAGAAGAAGTAAATGGTCTATTAAAAGATATATCAGATTTAAATGGAAAGATAAAAATGGCAGAAGGTGGAGGCCCAAATATAAAGGCCAATGATTTTAAGGATATGAGAAATGAAAAATTAGATAAGCTTTCAAAACTCATTCCTATTACCTATTATGAAAAAAACACAGGAGAAATTGCAGTGACTCTTCAAGGAAGAGATTTAGTCAATGGAGACTATATAAATCCTATTGATATAAAGACAGACAATAGAGGATATGGCTATATTCACTGGAAAGATACAGGAGACAAAATAGAACTGGGCGAAAAAGGAGAACTTGGTGGATATATAGCTGTTCGTGACAGTATAGATGTGGAATATAGAGTAAAACTAAATGCTCTTGTAAGCACCATAGCTAGTGAAATAAATACGATACATGAAAGTGGGAAAGACCTAGAGGAAAATACTGGGACTAAATTTTTTGTACCTACTGATGGAGAAATAACTGCAGGAAATATAAAGGTGAATCCAGATCTTTCGAACTTCAACAAAATAGCTGTATCAAAAAGTGGTGCCAAAGGAGACGGAGAAATCATAAAGGATATACTTCAGCTTAGGGAAAAAGGTTTTAAGGAATTAGAAAATACGACTTTTGATGATTTTTACAGAGATTTGGTAGATATCATTGGAATAGAAGGAAGAAAAGCCAAAAGCATTGCCTCAAATCAAGCAGTACTGCTAAAACAAATAGAAGATAGAAAAGGTTCTATTTCATCAGTATCCCTAGATGAAGAAATGACCCTGATGCTACAATACCAACATTCCTATATAGCCAATTCCCGAGTAGTTAATGCTATAGACGAAATGATGGAAAACATAGTCAATAGAATGGGAGTAGTGGGAAGATAA
- the flgL gene encoding flagellar hook-associated protein FlgL, with protein MRITNNMLISNTLFNLNENLGRLEKLNQQMDTQKKFSVPSDDPIGASKSLKFYTDLSKIEQYKRNVKDATSWMTETESALIEIGEVLDRADKLAVQMANGTYSEDDLKKTKEEVAQLKEHLVQISNTTYAGRYIFSGYKTDKELLGKDGKYKIDLSNTEVVEYNVGVSEDIKVNTVGMRVFGVGTDDDNPGYNADSSDNTKESYLISVFDKFEKALNGEVDKGEIDKTLGRIKTCMDQVLSVRAEVGAKINRLNLTQKKLDSQVLSTKSLISYNEDIDLAEVSIKLKTEENVYRASLAVGARIIQPSLVDFLR; from the coding sequence ATGAGAATAACGAATAATATGTTGATTTCAAATACATTGTTTAATTTAAATGAAAATTTAGGGAGACTGGAAAAATTGAATCAGCAGATGGATACACAGAAAAAGTTTTCTGTGCCTTCAGATGATCCAATAGGAGCCAGCAAGAGCTTAAAATTTTATACAGATCTTTCAAAAATAGAACAATACAAGCGAAATGTAAAAGATGCGACTTCTTGGATGACTGAAACAGAATCAGCTCTCATAGAAATAGGAGAAGTTTTAGATAGAGCTGATAAATTGGCGGTACAAATGGCCAATGGAACCTATTCAGAAGATGATTTGAAAAAGACCAAAGAAGAAGTAGCTCAGCTAAAAGAACATTTAGTACAAATATCAAACACAACCTATGCAGGAAGATATATATTTAGCGGATACAAGACAGATAAAGAATTGCTTGGCAAGGATGGGAAGTATAAAATTGATTTATCCAATACCGAAGTAGTTGAATACAACGTGGGAGTTTCTGAAGATATAAAAGTTAATACTGTAGGAATGAGAGTATTTGGAGTAGGAACTGATGACGATAATCCAGGGTATAATGCTGATAGCTCTGATAATACAAAGGAGAGCTATCTAATTTCTGTATTTGACAAATTTGAGAAAGCACTAAATGGAGAAGTGGATAAAGGTGAAATAGACAAGACCCTAGGCAGAATCAAGACTTGCATGGATCAGGTATTATCGGTAAGAGCAGAAGTAGGAGCAAAGATAAATAGACTGAACCTTACTCAAAAGAAATTAGACTCTCAAGTTTTGAGCACCAAAAGTCTTATTTCTTACAATGAAGATATAGATTTAGCTGAAGTTTCAATAAAGTTAAAAACAGAAGAAAATGTATACAGAGCCAGCTTAGCAGTAGGAGCAAGAATCATCCAACCAAGCTTAGTAGACTTTTTAAGGTAA
- a CDS encoding flagellin N-terminal helical domain-containing protein: MRINNNLMAMNTHRQLGINNTGTAKSLEKLSSGFRINRAGDDAAGLAISEKMRGQIRGLTQASRNAQDGISLIQTAEGGLNESHAILQRMRELAVQSATDTNVEIDRGAIQDEMNQLVSELDRISNTTEFNTQGLLNGSFKGKFQIGANEGQNVELQIGKMDSTSLGLVSTISTAQGDTANNTNNAVLADGVYTVNEAKNALLDADGNTVATIATSKITAGGAEVIDLTSKEVLDAGAQITISGNGAKYDIKNKIDAAASSALAPGNYEIKGTNLVKDGKLVGTVADKVSVTPEGGSAIEAAKLGLTGDLLTDGFKFTINGSDVSTRANAEGSITTINKAIETVSAERSKLGAMQNRLEHTIKNLDTSAENLQASESRIRDVDMAKEMMEFTKQNILQQAATAMLAQANQAPQTVLQLLR; encoded by the coding sequence ATGAGAATTAACAACAATCTTATGGCTATGAACACTCATAGACAATTAGGAATCAACAACACAGGAACAGCTAAATCCTTAGAAAAACTATCATCAGGCTTTAGAATCAACAGAGCTGGAGATGACGCAGCAGGACTAGCAATCAGTGAAAAGATGAGAGGACAAATCAGAGGACTTACTCAAGCATCAAGAAATGCTCAAGATGGTATCTCACTTATTCAAACAGCAGAAGGTGGATTAAATGAATCTCATGCAATTCTTCAAAGAATGAGAGAATTAGCAGTTCAATCAGCTACTGATACAAATGTAGAGATTGATAGAGGAGCAATTCAAGATGAGATGAATCAATTAGTATCTGAACTTGATAGAATTTCAAATACTACTGAATTCAATACTCAAGGTTTATTAAATGGATCATTCAAAGGTAAATTCCAAATAGGAGCTAACGAAGGACAAAATGTAGAATTACAAATAGGAAAAATGGATTCTACAAGTTTAGGATTAGTTAGTACAATATCCACTGCACAAGGAGATACAGCTAATAATACAAATAATGCAGTATTAGCAGATGGAGTTTATACAGTTAACGAAGCTAAAAATGCATTACTTGACGCTGATGGAAATACTGTTGCTACAATAGCTACTAGCAAGATAACAGCTGGTGGTGCGGAAGTAATTGATTTAACAAGTAAAGAAGTTTTAGATGCAGGAGCACAAATCACTATTAGTGGCAATGGTGCTAAATATGATATTAAAAACAAGATAGATGCAGCAGCTTCTTCAGCTTTAGCACCAGGAAACTATGAAATTAAAGGAACAAATCTTGTTAAAGATGGTAAGTTAGTTGGAACAGTAGCAGATAAAGTATCAGTAACACCAGAAGGTGGAAGTGCTATAGAAGCAGCTAAGTTAGGATTGACAGGGGACTTACTAACAGATGGATTTAAATTTACTATCAACGGTTCAGATGTATCTACAAGAGCAAATGCAGAAGGTAGTATTACTACTATAAACAAAGCAATTGAAACAGTTTCAGCAGAAAGATCTAAACTTGGTGCTATGCAAAACAGATTAGAACATACAATCAAGAACCTAGATACATCAGCTGAAAACCTACAAGCATCAGAATCAAGAATTAGAGACGTAGACATGGCAAAAGAAATGATGGAATTTACAAAACAAAATATACTACAACAAGCAGCAACAGCTATGTTGGCTCAAGCAAACCAAGCACCTCAAACAGTGCTTCAATTATTAAGATAA
- a CDS encoding ComF family protein encodes MRLIEGFNDILFQDDDICYFCGIKVEEKSFLCPECKFKLEYMNRRLNINSPYIEEAIFSLFYNEFIRQKIYQYKYNGKGYYYKPLGEILINTINATIPLENIDIITYVPIHRRKKAQRGYDQSELLAKYIGETLNIPFSTGNLIRTKWTRIQNKMDKYQRMKSLEGAFEVKEPLEFKDKEILLIDDIITTGGTLNECGRTLKKVKAGKIHALTITSGLKI; translated from the coding sequence ATGAGATTAATTGAGGGATTTAATGATATTTTATTTCAGGATGATGATATATGTTATTTTTGTGGTATAAAAGTAGAAGAGAAAAGTTTTCTATGTCCTGAGTGCAAATTTAAATTAGAATATATGAATAGAAGGCTAAATATAAATTCTCCTTATATTGAAGAAGCTATATTTTCTCTATTTTACAATGAATTTATACGACAAAAAATCTATCAATATAAATACAATGGAAAGGGGTATTATTATAAGCCTCTTGGAGAAATACTCATAAACACTATAAATGCTACAATTCCTCTAGAAAATATAGATATCATAACTTATGTACCTATTCATAGGAGAAAAAAAGCTCAAAGAGGATATGATCAATCAGAGCTCTTGGCAAAATATATAGGGGAAACTCTAAATATCCCCTTTTCAACAGGAAATCTCATAAGAACTAAATGGACAAGAATTCAAAACAAAATGGACAAGTATCAGAGAATGAAAAGTTTAGAGGGAGCTTTTGAAGTCAAAGAACCATTAGAATTTAAAGACAAAGAAATTCTTTTGATTGACGATATTATTACTACAGGAGGAACTTTAAATGAATGTGGTAGGACATTAAAAAAAGTCAAAGCAGGTAAAATCCATGCATTAACTATAACTTCTGGACTTAAAATATGA